The Acetivibrio saccincola genome window below encodes:
- a CDS encoding glutamate-5-semialdehyde dehydrogenase: protein MLLKEQAFNVKKASVKLAAASTELKNQALAQIAKALMDRKDEIIKANAEDLKRSEEENLAAPLLKRLKFDEAKIKDVVDGINSLIKLEDPVGKTVFCTELDQGLDLYKVTCPIGVIGVIFESRPDALVQISTLCLKSGNGVMLKGGSEARNTNRILADIIAEATDKAGIPTGWICLLETREDVNEMLKMDEYIDLIIPRGSNEFVRYIMDNSRIPVMGHADGICHCYIDEHARIDMAVKIVVDSKTQYVAVCNATETLLVHKDVAPKVLPEIKKALDEKEVALVGCPKTQEIIPVSPAAEEDWKTEYLDYKLSIKVVDDIHEAIDHINTYGSGHTDSIITDDKDNAALFMNLVDSGNVFWNCSTRFSDGFRYGFGAEVGISTSKIHSRGPVGLDGLLIYKYKVIGNGHIVDDYAKRVKTFKHIKKDADFPL, encoded by the coding sequence ATGTTGTTAAAAGAACAGGCATTTAATGTAAAAAAAGCATCCGTTAAATTAGCAGCAGCAAGTACAGAACTTAAGAACCAGGCATTAGCTCAAATTGCCAAGGCACTTATGGATAGAAAAGACGAGATTATAAAAGCTAATGCTGAGGATTTAAAAAGGAGCGAAGAAGAAAACTTAGCTGCGCCACTTTTAAAAAGGCTGAAATTTGACGAGGCAAAAATAAAAGATGTTGTTGACGGAATAAACAGTCTTATAAAGTTAGAAGACCCTGTAGGAAAGACGGTATTTTGCACTGAACTTGACCAGGGACTGGATTTATATAAAGTTACATGTCCAATAGGAGTTATAGGTGTGATTTTTGAATCAAGACCTGATGCCCTTGTTCAAATTTCTACATTATGTCTAAAAAGTGGTAATGGAGTAATGCTAAAGGGCGGTTCTGAGGCAAGGAACACCAACCGTATACTGGCTGATATTATCGCTGAAGCCACAGACAAGGCAGGTATTCCTACAGGCTGGATTTGTCTTTTGGAAACCAGGGAAGATGTTAATGAGATGCTAAAGATGGATGAGTATATAGATCTTATCATTCCGCGTGGTTCAAATGAGTTTGTAAGATATATTATGGACAATTCAAGAATACCTGTTATGGGACATGCAGACGGTATTTGCCACTGCTATATTGATGAACATGCACGGATTGACATGGCAGTAAAAATTGTAGTTGATTCTAAAACCCAATACGTTGCAGTGTGTAACGCAACAGAGACTCTTTTAGTTCATAAAGATGTGGCACCTAAAGTGCTGCCTGAGATTAAGAAAGCCCTTGATGAAAAGGAAGTAGCTTTGGTTGGATGTCCAAAAACCCAGGAAATTATACCTGTTTCACCGGCTGCTGAAGAAGATTGGAAGACTGAATATTTAGACTACAAGCTGTCTATTAAAGTGGTAGATGATATTCATGAAGCCATTGACCACATTAATACTTATGGTTCAGGTCACACTGACAGCATTATCACTGATGATAAAGACAATGCAGCTTTGTTTATGAACCTGGTGGACTCAGGCAATGTATTTTGGAATTGTTCAACAAGGTTTAGCGATGGATTCAGATATGGATTTGGTGCAGAAGTGGGTATAAGCACTTCTAAAATCCATTCAAGAGGTCCTGTAGGGCTGGACGGTCTTTTAATTTACAAATACAAGGTTATTGGAAATGGTCATATTGTAGATGACTATGCAAAAAGAGTTAAGACTTTTAAGCATATTAAAAAAGACGCTGATTTT
- the spoVAD gene encoding stage V sporulation protein AD: MLQGRQTWVFESKPVIAGSAAVGGPFESKCALADDFDMFSEDLWLGQDSFEKAERKLLEHACEIAIKKAGVKKEDVEFFFSGDLINQIISSSFTARTLGIPYLGIFGACSSSVEGLALASILVDGNFANNALAATSSHNAACEKQYRYPTEYGAQKPPTAQWTVTGAGAALVAREGEGPRVVCATIGRVVDMGLSDPFNMGAAMAPAAVDTISAHMRDLNIDLSDYDIIATGDLGRVGHEIAKELLKKHGISLPEEKFTDCGKIIYKDEQPVFSGGSGCGCAAVTTYGHFINRMKKGELKKILVVATGALLSPMSYQQKEFIPCIAHAVSLEM; the protein is encoded by the coding sequence TTGTTGCAGGGCCGTCAAACATGGGTTTTTGAATCAAAACCTGTTATTGCAGGAAGTGCAGCGGTTGGAGGGCCTTTTGAATCAAAATGTGCTTTAGCAGATGATTTTGATATGTTCAGTGAAGATTTATGGCTTGGGCAGGACAGTTTTGAAAAGGCGGAAAGAAAGCTTTTAGAACATGCCTGTGAGATAGCCATAAAAAAGGCCGGAGTCAAAAAAGAAGATGTTGAATTTTTTTTTAGCGGCGATTTAATAAACCAGATAATATCAAGCAGCTTTACTGCCCGTACATTGGGAATACCGTATTTAGGCATTTTCGGTGCCTGCTCAAGTTCTGTGGAAGGGCTGGCTCTGGCTTCTATTTTAGTGGACGGCAATTTTGCAAATAATGCCCTGGCGGCTACCTCCAGTCACAATGCAGCATGCGAAAAGCAATATAGATACCCTACAGAGTATGGGGCTCAAAAACCTCCTACTGCACAGTGGACAGTTACAGGAGCCGGAGCAGCTTTAGTTGCCCGGGAGGGAGAAGGACCAAGGGTTGTATGTGCCACTATCGGACGTGTTGTGGATATGGGACTTTCCGATCCCTTTAATATGGGGGCGGCTATGGCACCGGCAGCGGTGGATACAATTTCAGCCCATATGAGGGATTTAAATATTGATTTATCAGATTATGATATTATTGCCACAGGGGATTTGGGAAGAGTGGGGCATGAAATTGCCAAAGAATTATTAAAAAAGCATGGTATCAGCCTGCCGGAAGAAAAGTTTACCGACTGCGGCAAGATTATATATAAGGATGAGCAACCTGTTTTTTCAGGTGGAAGTGGTTGTGGATGTGCAGCAGTAACTACCTATGGACATTTTATAAACAGAATGAAAAAAGGCGAGTTGAAAAAAATCCTGGTGGTAGCAACAGGTGCTCTGTTGTCTCCTATGTCATACCAGCAAAAAGAGTTTATCCCATGTATTGCTCATGCAGTTTCTTTAGAAATGTAA
- a CDS encoding DUF421 domain-containing protein produces MGDAMQECIEILLRSFSLLVLVLFSARVIGKKNMANVTPFTFMSYIAIAVISALISTKVIKNIAFGFIALGVWVLLPVAIDYLSIKSKLIHDIVIGKGTVLIKNGKIMEENLLRARITGEELLRDLRSKNVFNLADVEFALMESNGEINVFMKSDKKPLTAHDIGKKVAPRSESQTVILDGTPLNEPLTSLGLNQGWLKTQLDKMGVSIDNVFIGQVDSSGDLYVDLFDDSINIPQPKVKEMLYANLEKCHADFMKYALETKNEEAKNMYQKNEQKLKELKEKLEPYLLR; encoded by the coding sequence ATGGGTGATGCTATGCAGGAATGCATTGAAATACTATTAAGATCTTTTTCATTGCTGGTTTTAGTTTTATTTTCAGCCAGAGTTATAGGCAAAAAAAACATGGCAAATGTGACCCCCTTTACTTTTATGAGCTATATAGCAATTGCAGTTATATCTGCTTTAATATCAACAAAAGTTATAAAAAATATCGCCTTTGGATTTATTGCTTTAGGAGTATGGGTTTTACTTCCTGTTGCAATAGATTATCTTTCAATAAAAAGTAAATTGATTCACGATATTGTAATTGGAAAAGGGACAGTACTTATTAAAAACGGTAAAATTATGGAAGAAAACTTGCTTAGGGCAAGAATAACCGGGGAAGAACTTTTAAGGGATTTAAGGTCTAAAAATGTTTTTAACTTAGCTGATGTGGAATTTGCACTTATGGAATCAAATGGTGAAATAAATGTATTTATGAAAAGTGATAAAAAGCCCTTAACTGCCCATGATATAGGCAAAAAAGTTGCTCCCCGGTCAGAATCTCAAACGGTGATACTGGACGGAACTCCTTTAAATGAGCCATTAACATCTTTAGGACTTAATCAGGGATGGTTAAAAACCCAGCTGGATAAAATGGGGGTATCCATTGACAATGTTTTTATAGGACAGGTGGATTCATCTGGGGATCTGTATGTTGACCTTTTTGACGATTCCATAAATATACCGCAGCCAAAAGTTAAGGAAATGCTGTATGCAAACTTAGAAAAGTGTCATGCTGATTTTATGAAATATGCCCTTGAAACCAAAAATGAAGAGGCTAAAAATATGTATCAGAAAAATGAACAAAAATTAAAAGAGTTAAAGGAAAAATTAGAACCCTACTTATTAAGGTAA
- a CDS encoding DUF1657 domain-containing protein, translating to MTVETQMQQAIAGIQSAAATIMKTFALETQDEQAKQTFQQIADNLENALEQLKGRQQYIQQQESQYRQQ from the coding sequence ATGACGGTGGAAACCCAAATGCAGCAGGCCATAGCAGGTATTCAAAGTGCTGCAGCGACAATAATGAAAACCTTTGCCCTTGAAACACAGGATGAACAGGCTAAACAGACATTCCAGCAAATAGCCGATAATCTGGAGAATGCACTAGAACAACTAAAGGGAAGACAGCAGTATATCCAACAGCAGGAATCACAATACAGACAGCAATAA
- a CDS encoding YhcN/YlaJ family sporulation lipoprotein codes for MKNKFKVILLVFLTVCVLTFTFTGCARPDTDEQNQTETLPERDMPAVPGDDMGRTPTPRTGNRNGNILNNDLDDDLNINETPGVNNGRNTNGLDRETPVQQTNFDKERADKITTQLEKVEGVDEVSVVVNGNTAVVVYTPTDPDKASNETDNMVVEKVKDIDNGITKVEVSRSAAAMTKIRKLIDDIGKNKPMEELNDMFEDLMRIINPQS; via the coding sequence ATGAAAAATAAATTTAAAGTAATTTTATTAGTATTTTTAACAGTATGTGTACTAACTTTTACATTCACCGGATGTGCCCGGCCGGACACAGATGAGCAGAACCAGACTGAAACGCTCCCGGAAAGAGACATGCCGGCTGTACCAGGTGATGATATGGGAAGAACTCCTACCCCTAGAACCGGAAATAGAAACGGGAATATTTTAAACAACGACCTTGATGATGACCTTAATATTAATGAGACACCGGGGGTAAATAACGGAAGAAATACAAATGGATTAGACCGTGAAACTCCTGTACAGCAAACAAATTTTGACAAGGAAAGGGCGGACAAAATAACAACCCAGCTTGAAAAAGTTGAAGGCGTTGATGAAGTCAGCGTTGTTGTAAACGGAAATACCGCTGTTGTTGTCTATACCCCAACGGATCCTGATAAAGCTTCAAATGAAACAGATAACATGGTAGTAGAAAAGGTTAAAGACATAGACAATGGTATAACCAAAGTTGAAGTAAGCCGTTCTGCTGCTGCAATGACAAAAATAAGAAAACTTATAGACGACATTGGAAAAAACAAACCCATGGAAGAATTAAATGATATGTTTGAAGATTTAATGCGTATTATAAACCCTCAAAGTTAA
- the spoVAE gene encoding stage V sporulation protein AE — protein sequence MQSYIWAFLIGGLICAIGQILMDGFKLTPAHTMCTFVVLGAILGGLGLYEPLIKFAGAGASVPISSFGYSLVRGALLEAEKTGIVGVLTGIFEITSAGISSAIIFGFISSLIFRPKG from the coding sequence ATGCAAAGCTATATCTGGGCGTTTTTAATCGGAGGTCTTATTTGTGCGATAGGACAAATTTTAATGGACGGCTTTAAACTAACTCCTGCCCACACCATGTGTACTTTTGTTGTTTTAGGGGCAATTTTAGGAGGTTTAGGACTTTATGAACCTCTTATTAAATTTGCCGGAGCAGGGGCTTCAGTTCCAATTAGCAGTTTTGGGTACTCCCTGGTAAGAGGTGCCCTTTTAGAAGCAGAAAAGACAGGCATTGTAGGGGTGCTTACAGGTATTTTTGAAATAACCAGCGCCGGTATTTCCTCTGCAATAATTTTTGGATTTATAAGTTCATTGATTTTCAGACCTAAAGGCTGA
- a CDS encoding DUF1657 domain-containing protein gives MTVASQVKQTLANLKGIQGTLGIYSVKSQDEETKTVFNEAINTINGIVEDLEKRIQTLEFEEPQYEGN, from the coding sequence TTGACTGTTGCTTCACAAGTTAAACAAACTTTAGCAAATTTAAAAGGTATTCAGGGGACTTTAGGGATATACTCTGTCAAATCACAGGATGAAGAAACAAAAACCGTCTTTAATGAAGCAATAAACACTATAAACGGCATCGTAGAAGATTTGGAAAAAAGAATTCAAACTTTAGAATTTGAAGAACCCCAATATGAAGGAAACTAA
- the spoVAC gene encoding stage V sporulation protein AC → MSDKKKKKLTPTQQEYQQLAKSKEPKRPIVLNTVKAFFTGGLICTLGQAIKTVFVNYFGFTEETASNPTSAVLIFISALITSLGFYDHIAQWAGAGTAVPVTGFANTITSAALEHRTEGYVLGVGGNMFKIAGPVIVFGVFSAFVVAIIKLIIQGLGGM, encoded by the coding sequence ATGTCAGATAAAAAGAAGAAAAAACTTACACCAACCCAGCAGGAATATCAACAACTGGCAAAGTCAAAAGAGCCAAAACGTCCTATAGTACTAAATACAGTTAAAGCCTTTTTTACTGGAGGATTGATATGCACCCTCGGACAGGCAATTAAAACGGTGTTTGTTAACTATTTTGGATTTACAGAGGAAACCGCATCCAACCCTACTTCGGCGGTGCTGATTTTTATTTCTGCACTTATTACATCCTTAGGATTTTACGACCATATTGCACAGTGGGCAGGGGCAGGGACTGCAGTACCTGTTACCGGGTTTGCCAATACAATTACTTCGGCTGCTTTAGAGCATAGGACTGAAGGATATGTGTTGGGAGTGGGAGGGAATATGTTTAAAATTGCCGGACCGGTTATTGTATTCGGCGTTTTTTCAGCCTTTGTTGTAGCAATTATAAAACTGATAATTCAAGGGTTAGGAGGGATGTAA